The Neurospora crassa OR74A linkage group IV, whole genome shotgun sequence genome has a segment encoding these proteins:
- a CDS encoding ATP synthase subunit F yields the protein MSFVTRRALSTLIPPKVASPKAIGAAPDAVVMKRVVSFYEKLPRGPAPEIKPQGFWGKYQAKHFGKNPSAKPIVHAIVGLLIVGYAQNYYFHLRHHKNHAH from the exons ATGAGCTTCGTCACCCGCCGTGCGCTCTCTACCCTTATCCCCCCCAAG GTCGCCTCTCCCAAG GCCATTGGCGCTGCCCCCGATGCTGTCGTCATGAAGCGCGTCGTCTCGTTCTACGAGAAGCTTCCCCGCGGCCCCGCTCCCGAGATCAAGCCCCAGGGCTTCTGGGGCAAGTACCAGGCCAAGCACTTCGGCAAGAACCCTTCGGCTAAGC CCATCGTTCACGCCATTGTCGGTCTCCTGATCGTCGGTTATGCCCAGAACTACTACTTCCACCTCC GCCACCACAAGAACCACGCTCACTAA
- a CDS encoding aminotransferase has product MVSPRHLRFTRCQVNNKAMVPKPPPTLSRFHSSHQQLNIPTSSSLQVNINTSTTLTTTTANMSPSTPPALSDPDVPTPLSQPGEKKQINLLRGWPSPHLLPPSHLLSASTSLLTSPPEDEPSSKFSFNIPALQYGADPGYEPLRHSLAAWLTQNYTAHETYPSHGFPTLTTAEQICITGGASQNLANILQGFTDPAYTRAVWAVSPCYFLAVPIFEDAGFAVGNGKLKGVREDEEGVDLEELERGILDVEGEKEWPGKPVYKTPGPHRKCYKHIIYLVATSANPSGITTSLSRRHALVQLARKYDALIISDDVYDFLQWPVLPSSSPSSPSSSKTTISLPTPLPRLSDIDISLGPSLHDLSLSAHYTRSSPSSIPNEDHQVEDMQPLFPTRTIASLHFGHAVSNGSFSKLLSPGLRTGWTHSTPAFAHGLSQTGSTRSGGAPSQFCAALIHELIQSGALDRHLSEVVRPGLQKRHALTMDAIRRELVVPLGVRVIEDNRTGAERKEKEGEVYGGYFLWLELPETGFTAKEVAERALEEERLVVSPGENAEVSGEGIPKENVGIRFPRHLRVCFSWEEEEDLVEGVERLGRVLRKMMEEEAKEGGKVKKVGGEGLKAFK; this is encoded by the exons ATGGTTTCACCACGGCATTTGAGATTCACTCGCTGCCAGGTTAATAACAAAGCTATGGtcccaaaaccaccaccaaccttATCTAGGTTCCACTCATCTCACCAACAACTCAACATTCCAACGTCTTCATCACTCCAAGTTAACATCaacacatcaacaacattaacaacaaccaccgccaacatGTCCCCCTCAACACCCCCCGCCCTCTCCGACCCCGACGTCCCAACCCCTCTCTCCCAACCCGGCGAAAAGAAACAaatcaacctcctccgcgGCTGGCCCTCCCCCCAcctccttcccccctcccaccTTCTCTCCGCCAGCACCTCGCTCCTCACCTCTCCTCCCGAAGACGAACCCTCATCCAAATTTTCTTTCAACATCCCCGCCCTCCAATACGGCGCCGACCCAGGCTACGAACCCCTTCGGCACTCCCTCGCAGCCTGGTTGACCCAAAACTATACCGCCCACGAGACTTATCCGTCCCATGGGTTTCCTACCCTGACGACGGCAGAGCAGATTTGTATCACGGGCGGAGCGAGTCAGAACTTGGCGAATATCCTGCAGGGATTTACGGATCCGGCGTATACGAGGGCTGTGTGGGCGGTTAGTCCGTGCTATTTTTTGGCGGTGCCGATTTTTGAGGATGCGGGGTTTGCGGTTGGGAATGGGAAGCTGAAGGGGGTgagggaggatgaggagggagtggatttggaggagctggagagggGGATTTTGGATGTGGAGGGGGAGAAAGAATGGCCTGGGAAACCG GTCTACAAAACCCCCGGCCCCCACCGCAAATGCTACAAACACATCATCTACCTCGTCGCCACCTCCGCCAACCCCTCGGGCATCACCACCTCTCTCTCCCGCCGGCACGCACTCGTCCAACTAGCCCGCAAATACGACGCCCTGATCATCTCCGACGACGTCTACGACTTTCTCCAATGGCCCgtcctcccttcttcctctccttcctctccctcatcttccaaaaccaccatctccctacccactcccctcccccgcctcTCCGACATTGACATTTCCCTCGGCCCCTCCCTCCAcgacctctctctctccgcaCACTACACccgttcttctccttccagtATCCCCAACGAAGATCACCAAGTAGAAGACATGCAACCCCTCTTCCCCACCCGCACCATCGCATCCCTCCACTTCGGCCACGCCGTCTCCAACGGCTCTTTTTCTAAACTACTATCGCCCGGCCTCCGCACAGGCTGGACGCACTCCACGCCCGCCTTTGCTCACGGGCTCTCCCAGACGGGAAGCACGCGCTCAGGCGGCGCCCCTTCACAGTTTTGCGCGGCGCTCATTCACGAACTCATCCAGTCTGGCGCGTTAGATAGGCATTTAAGCGAGGTAGTCCGTCCGGGCTTGCAGAAGCGACATGCGTTGACGATGGATGCAATCAGGCGCGAATTAGTGGTGCCGTTGGGGGTGAGAGTGATTGAGGATAATCGGACTGGTGCCGAAcgcaaggaaaaggagggggaggtgtaTGGGGGGTACTTTTTGTGGTTGGAGTTGCCGGAAACGGGATTCACGGCGAAGGAGGTGGCGGAGCGGGCGCTGGAAGAGGAACGACTGGTGGTGAGTCCGGGGGAGAATGCGGAGGTTAGTGGGGAGGGAATACCGAAGGAGAATGTGGGGATTAGGTTCCCGAGACATTTGCGGGTGTGTTTTAgctgggaggaggaagaggatttggtggagggggtggagaggttggggagggtgttgaggaagatgatggaggaggaggcgaaggagggggggaaggtAAAGAAGGTAGGTGGGGAGGGGTTGAAGGCGTTTAAGTGA
- the hat-4 gene encoding histone acetyltransferase esa-1, with product MSPPGGDATVGSDEKRQKGKATPDTIKMGCIAMVMKEGQLRRAEILSIKDTKSGRQFYCNFDNFNKRLDEWVPAARIDFEQDVEWPNPDKDKQKDAKTKKNNSTVSKKQPSKKNNQKKASKREQSVASDGQTPHPWTEFVESQPGKNNRQRGKTEDGTDVNASLEVGGDKGVKRKADEIDMDEDEIPAAKKQRQPSFSREQEIEKLRTSGSMTQNPTEISRIRNISKVEFGRYVLFPWYFSPYPQIFDQEDCIYICEFCLSYYGELKSFVRHRQKCTLHHPPGNEIYRDDYVSFFEIDGRRQRTWCRNLCLLSKMFLDHKTLYYDVDPFLFYVMTTRDDRGCHIIGYFSKEKESTDGYNVACILTLPQYQRKGYGRLLIQFSYELSKIEGKLGSPEKPLSDLGLLSYRQYWSENIIDILLGYNERKEACTIENIAVALAMTTQDVEHTLQALKMQVYHKGEHKIVVPEKLIKQREKSKAKQKRLIDPERIQWKPPVFTALNRTWGW from the exons ATGAGTCCCCCAGGTGGCGATGCCACTGTCGGCTCCGACGAGAAGCGACAGAAGGGCAAGGCGACGCCCGACACCATCAA AATGGGATGTATTGCCATGGTGATGAAAGAAGGCCAATTACGACGAGCAGAGATCCTCAGTATCAAAGACACCAAGTCCGGCCGGCAATTCTACTGCAACTTTGACAACTTCAACAAGCGTCTCGACGAATGGGTGCCGGCCGCCAGAATCGATTTCGAGCAGGACGTCGAGTGGCCCAACCCGGACAAGGACAAGCAGAAGGacgccaagaccaagaaAAACAACTCGACGGTATCCAAGAAGCAACCgtccaagaagaacaacCAGAAAAAGGCCAGCAAGAGGGAGCAGTCAGTCGCATCGGACGGGCAGACACCACACCCATGGACCGAGTTTGTCGAAAGCCAGCCAGGGAAGAATAACAGGCAACGGGGGAAGACGGAAGATGGAACCGACGTCAACGCCAGTTTGGAGGTTGGTGGGGACAAGGGAGTCAAGAGGAAAGCCGACGAGATCGATATGGATGAGGACGAAATACCAGCCGCTAAGAAACAACGCCAGCCGTCTTTTTCCAGGGAACAAGAGATTGAAAAGTTGCGAACATCCGGCTCCATGACACAGAACCCTACCGAGATCTCGCGCATTCGGAATATCTCCAAGGTGGAATTCGGCCGCTACGTCCTCTTCCCGTGGTATTTCTCGCCCTACCCGCAGATCTTTGACCAAGAAGACTGCATCTACATCTGCGAGTTCTGTCTCTCGTACTACGGCGAGTTGAAATCCTTTGTGCGTCACCGACAAAAGTGCACTCTACACCACCCGCCCGGAAACGAAATCTACCGGGACGACTACGTCTCCTTTTTCGAAATCGACGGGCGACGTCAGCGCACCTGGTGTCGCAACCTCTGCTTGCTGTCCAAGATGTTTCTCGACCACAAAACCCTTTACTACGATGTCGACCCGTTTTTGTTCTACGTCATGACCACCCGCGACGACCGGGGGTGCCACATCATCGGGTACTTCtccaaagaaaaagagtcTACGGACGGCTACAACGTCGCCTGTATCTTGACCCTTCCGCAGTACCAACGCAAGGGATACGGTCGCCTGCTCATCCAATTCTCGTACGAACTGTCCAAAATCGAAGGCAAGCTCGGCTCGCCCGAGAAGCCCCTGTCCGATCTGGGTCTGCTGTCATATAGACAGTATTGGTCCGAGAACATCATCGATATCTTGCTCGGGTACAACGAGCGAAAGGAAGCTTGCACGATTGAGAACATTGCTGTTGCCCTGGCCATGACGACACAGGATGTGGAACATACGTTGCAGGCGCTCAAGATGCAGGTGTACCACAAGGGCGAGCACAAGATTGTGGTACCGGAGAAGCTGATCAagcagagggagaagagcaAAGCGAAGCAAAAGAGGCTGATTGATCCCGAGAGGATCCAGTGGAAGCCACCGGTGTTCACGGCGCTTAATCGGACATGGGGGTGGTAG
- a CDS encoding RNA exonuclease 4, giving the protein MAPELSSNWKKLQEKLKAPQPTKSAPISQEAAFKQAISKKSISSETLKRKAEESQQQQQASNPSKKPKRQKSQTQSQPSSQKPTEEKMGGNVQSKPTTSSSPNSTLPSLHLWADEQGISSESLAEAYNLGLRGTSSSSSSSHIPLLSTLPPAIPNAGLTLPGHSSSSPKSNKNGLPLPTDLPSSLTLSNGLTLDTSTTTDLALILQATKSNTLGKYLSIDCEMVGTGPSGATSVLARCSIVDFHGHQIYDSYVRPTAFVTDWRTHVSGISKRHMASARSFESVQATVAALLKGRILVGHDVKHDLEVLGFEHPHRDIRDTAKYSGFRKYGHGPKPSLRVLAKEVLGIEIHQGQHSSVEDARVAMLLFRKEKHGFDMENSNRYEEGQAKKGGNGGGGGGGKKKKGKK; this is encoded by the coding sequence ATGGCCCCGGAACTCTCCTCCAACTGGAAGAAGTTGCAAGAAAAGCTCAAGGCCCCTCAACCAACCAAATCAGCTCCCATCAGCCAAGAAGCCGCTTTCAAGCAAGCCATTTCCAAAAAGTCCATTTCCTCCGAAACCCTCAAGcgcaaggccgaggagagtcaacaacagcaacaagccTCCAACCCTTCCAAGAAGCCAAAAAGACAAAAGTCCCAAACCCAGTCTCAACCCAGCAGCCAAAAACcaacagaagaaaaaatGGGCGGCAACGTCCAATCCaagcccaccacctcctcctccccaaacagcaccctcccctccctccacctCTGGGCCGACGAACAAGGCATCTCCTCTGAATCCCTCGCCGAAGCGTACAACCTTGGCCTCCGCGgcacctcttcttcctcttcttcttcacacatccctctcctctccaccctccCCCCCGCCATCCCCAACGCAGGCCTCACCCTCCCCGgccattcttcttcttcccctaaAAGCAACAAAAATGGCCTCCCCTTACCAACCGACCTTCCCTCATCCCTCACCCTCTCCAACGGTCTCACACTCGacacttccaccaccaccgacctcGCACTAATCCTGCAAGCAACCAAGTCCAACACGCTCGGCAAATACCTCTCCATCGACTGCGAAATGGTCGGCACCGGTCCCTCGGGCGCCACCAGTGTCCTCGCTCGATGCTCCATCGTCGACTTCCACGGACACCAAATTTACGACTCGTACGTTCGCCCCACTGCTTTCGTGACCGACTGGCGCACGCATGTATCAGGCATTTCCAAGCGCCACATGGCGTCCGCACGATCGTTCGAGTCCGTACAAGCAACTGTGGCTGCCCTTTTGAAAGGTCGGATATTGGTGGGTCATGATGTCAAGCATGATTTGGAGGTGTTGGGGTTTGAGCATCCGCATCGGGATATTAGGGATACGGCCAAGTACAGTGGGTTTCGAAAGTATGGACATGGGCCGAAGCCGAGTTTAAGGGTGTTGGCCAAGGAGGTTTTGGGCATCGAGATTCATCAGGGACAGCATAGTAGTGTGGAGGATGCGAGGGTAGCCATGCTGTTGTTTAGGAAGGAGAAGCATGGGTTTGATATGGAGAATAGTAATCGGTATGAGGAGGGGCAGGCGAAGAAAGGAggtaatggtggtggtggtggaggaggaaagaagaagaagggcaagaagtga